A genomic region of Sarcophilus harrisii chromosome 6, mSarHar1.11, whole genome shotgun sequence contains the following coding sequences:
- the VPS52 gene encoding vacuolar protein sorting-associated protein 52 homolog isoform X2: protein MAAPQLILPVGASDADEDENALGGGPGLQEPLQLGELDITSDEFILDEVDVHIQANLEDDLVKEALKTGVDLRHYSKQVELELQQIEQKSIRDYIQESENIASLHNQITACDAVLERMEQMLGAFQSDLSSISSEIRTLQEQSGAMNVRLRNRQAVRGRLGELVDGLVVPSVLVTAILEAPVTDPRFLEQLQELDAKAAAVREQEARGTAACADVKGVLDRLRVKAVAKIREFVLQKIYSFRKPMTNYQIPQTALLKYRFFYQFLLGNERATAREIRDEYVETLGKVYLSYSRSYLGRLMKVQYEEVAEKDDLMGVEDTAKKGFFSKPSLRSRNTIFTLGTRGSVISPVELEAPILVPHTAQRGEQRYPFEALFRSQHYALLDNSCREYLFICDFFAVSGPAAHDLFHAVMGRTLNMTLKHLESYLADCYDAIAVFLCIHIILRFRNIAAKRDVPALDRYWEQVLALLWPRFELILEMNVQSVRSTDPQRLGGLDTRPHYITRRYAEFSSALVSINQTIPNERTMQLLGQLQVEVENFVLRVAAEFSSRKEQLVFLINNYDMMLGVLMERAADDSKEVESFQQLLNARTQEFIEELLSPPFGGLVAFVKEAESLIERGQAEKLRGEEARVTQLIRGFGSSWKSSVESLSQDVMRSFTNFRNGTSIIQGALTQLIQLYHRFHRVLSQPQLRALPARAELINIHHLMVELKKHKPNF from the exons ATGGCAGCTCCGCAGCTGATTCTGCCCGTGGGTGCTTCTGACGCGGACGAAGATGAGAACGCCCTG GGAGGCGGCCCCGGGCTCCAGGAGCCCCTGCAGCTGGGAGAGCTGGATATCACGTCTGATGAATTCATCCTCGATGAAGTGGATG TTCACATTCAGGCAAATCTAGAAGATGATTTGGTAAAGGAAGCTCTCAAAACG GGTGTCGATCTCCGTCATTATTCAAAACAGGTGGAACTGGAGCTCCAGCAGATAGAGCAGAAATCTATCCGAGATT ATATCCAGGAAAGTGAGAACATTGCATCACTGCACAACCAGATTACAGCCTGTGATGCGGTCCTGGAG cGTATGGAACAGATGCTAGGTGCTTTCCAGAGTGACCTCAGCTCCATTAGCTCTGAGATCCGGACACTACAGGAACAATCTGGAGCCATGAATGTTCGGCTCCGTAACCGCCAGGCTGTGCGTGGGAGACTTGGGGAGCTTGTGGATGGTTTGGTTGTACCCTCTGTCCTGGTCAC GGCAATCTTGGAGGCACCAGTGACAGATCCTCGGTTCCTGGAACAGCTACAAGAGCTTGATGCCAAGGCAGCTGCTGTCAGGGAGCAGGAAGCTCGTGGGACAGCAGCTTGTGCAGATGTCAAGGGTGTCCTGGATCGGCTTAGGGTCAAG GCTGTGGCCAAGATCCGAGAGTTCGTCCTGCAGAAGATTTATTCATTTAGAAAACCGATGACTAATTATCAGATCCCACAGACTGCATTGCTCAAATACAG GTTTTTCTATCAGTTTTTGCTGGGAAATGAACGAGCAACAGCAAGAGAGATCAGGGACGAATACGTGGAAACGCTGGGCAAGGTTTATCTGTCCTACTCACGCTCCTATCTGGGGAGGCTTATGAAGGTTCAG TATGAGGAGGTGGCTGAGAAAGATGATCTGATGGGTGTAGAAGATACAGCGAAAAAAG GATTTTTCTCAAAGCCATCTCTCCGAAGTAGAAATACAATCTTCACTTTGGGGACCCGGGGCTCCGTCATCTCTCCTGTTGAGCTTGAGGCTCCCATCCTGGTACCCCATACAGCTCAACGGGGGGAGCAAAGG TATCCCTTTGAAGCGCTCTTCCGGAGCCAGCACTATGCCCTTTTAGACAATTCTTGTCGTGAGTACCTCTTcatctgtgatttctttgctGTCTCTGGCCCTGCAGCTCATGATCTTTTCCATGCTGTGATGGGGCGTACTCTCAACATGACTCTG AAACACCTGGAATCTTATTTGGCTGATTGCTATGATGCCATTGCTGTTTTTCTATGTATCCATATCATTCTCCGATTTCGCAACATTGCTGCTAAGAGGGATGTCCCTGCACTGGACAG GTATTGGGAACAGGTCCTGGCTCTACTGTGGCCTCGATTTGAGCTGATTCTGGAAATGAATGTACAAAGTGTTCGAAGCACTGACCCCCAGCGACTCGGAGGGCTGGACACACGGCCTCATTAT ATCACCCGTCGTTATGCAGAGTTCTCTTCAGCTCTTGTCAGCATCAACCAGACAATTCCCAATGAACGCACCATGCAGCTATTAGGACAACTACAG GTTGAGGTGGAGAACTTTGTGCTCCGAGTGGCAGCTGAGTTTTCCTCACGGAAGGAGCAACTTGTGTTTTTGATTAACAACTATGACATGATGCTAGGCGTGCTCATG GAACGTGCAGCAGATGACAGCAAAGAAGTTGAGAGTTTCCAGCAGCTGCTTAATGCCCGAACACAG GAATTCATCGAAGAGCTTCTGTCCCCACCTTTTGGAGGCCTAGTAGCGTTTGTGAAGGAGGCCGAAAGTCTAATTGAGCGAGGGCAGGCAGAGAAGCTTCGAGGTGAAGAAG CTCGGGTGACTCAATTGATCCGTGGCTTTGGCAGTTCTTGGAAATCTTCAGTTGAGTCACTAAGTCAGGATGTCATGAGAAGCTTCACTAACTTCCGAAATGGGACCAGCATCATCCAG GGAGCATTGACCCAGCTGATCCAGCTTTATCACCGCTTCCATCGAGTCTTATCCCAACCCCAACTCCGAGCCCTCCCAGCCCGTGCAGAGCTCATCAATATTCACCACCTTATGGTTGAGCTTAAGAAGCATAAACCCAACTTTTGA
- the VPS52 gene encoding vacuolar protein sorting-associated protein 52 homolog isoform X1, which produces MAAPQLILPVGASDADEDENALVRGPRGSGGAVGAAAQRAGPVPPPGDPGQWRLPSPRPLSVPLTWEARSVMHLFTVYECSLQEGGGPGLQEPLQLGELDITSDEFILDEVDVHIQANLEDDLVKEALKTGVDLRHYSKQVELELQQIEQKSIRDYIQESENIASLHNQITACDAVLERMEQMLGAFQSDLSSISSEIRTLQEQSGAMNVRLRNRQAVRGRLGELVDGLVVPSVLVTAILEAPVTDPRFLEQLQELDAKAAAVREQEARGTAACADVKGVLDRLRVKAVAKIREFVLQKIYSFRKPMTNYQIPQTALLKYRFFYQFLLGNERATAREIRDEYVETLGKVYLSYSRSYLGRLMKVQYEEVAEKDDLMGVEDTAKKGFFSKPSLRSRNTIFTLGTRGSVISPVELEAPILVPHTAQRGEQRYPFEALFRSQHYALLDNSCREYLFICDFFAVSGPAAHDLFHAVMGRTLNMTLKHLESYLADCYDAIAVFLCIHIILRFRNIAAKRDVPALDRYWEQVLALLWPRFELILEMNVQSVRSTDPQRLGGLDTRPHYITRRYAEFSSALVSINQTIPNERTMQLLGQLQVEVENFVLRVAAEFSSRKEQLVFLINNYDMMLGVLMERAADDSKEVESFQQLLNARTQEFIEELLSPPFGGLVAFVKEAESLIERGQAEKLRGEEARVTQLIRGFGSSWKSSVESLSQDVMRSFTNFRNGTSIIQGALTQLIQLYHRFHRVLSQPQLRALPARAELINIHHLMVELKKHKPNF; this is translated from the exons ATGGCAGCTCCGCAGCTGATTCTGCCCGTGGGTGCTTCTGACGCGGACGAAGATGAGAACGCCCTGGTGAGGGGCCCGCGAGGCTCGGGCGGGGCGGTGGGGGCGGCGGCGCAGCGCGCGGGGCCTGTGCCGCCCCCGGGAGACCCCGGCCAGTGGCGGCTTCCTTCACCCCGTCCCCTCAGTGTTCCCCTAACGTGGGAGGCTCGCTCCGTCATGCACCTTTTCACCGTGTACGAGTGCTCGTTACAAGAG GGAGGCGGCCCCGGGCTCCAGGAGCCCCTGCAGCTGGGAGAGCTGGATATCACGTCTGATGAATTCATCCTCGATGAAGTGGATG TTCACATTCAGGCAAATCTAGAAGATGATTTGGTAAAGGAAGCTCTCAAAACG GGTGTCGATCTCCGTCATTATTCAAAACAGGTGGAACTGGAGCTCCAGCAGATAGAGCAGAAATCTATCCGAGATT ATATCCAGGAAAGTGAGAACATTGCATCACTGCACAACCAGATTACAGCCTGTGATGCGGTCCTGGAG cGTATGGAACAGATGCTAGGTGCTTTCCAGAGTGACCTCAGCTCCATTAGCTCTGAGATCCGGACACTACAGGAACAATCTGGAGCCATGAATGTTCGGCTCCGTAACCGCCAGGCTGTGCGTGGGAGACTTGGGGAGCTTGTGGATGGTTTGGTTGTACCCTCTGTCCTGGTCAC GGCAATCTTGGAGGCACCAGTGACAGATCCTCGGTTCCTGGAACAGCTACAAGAGCTTGATGCCAAGGCAGCTGCTGTCAGGGAGCAGGAAGCTCGTGGGACAGCAGCTTGTGCAGATGTCAAGGGTGTCCTGGATCGGCTTAGGGTCAAG GCTGTGGCCAAGATCCGAGAGTTCGTCCTGCAGAAGATTTATTCATTTAGAAAACCGATGACTAATTATCAGATCCCACAGACTGCATTGCTCAAATACAG GTTTTTCTATCAGTTTTTGCTGGGAAATGAACGAGCAACAGCAAGAGAGATCAGGGACGAATACGTGGAAACGCTGGGCAAGGTTTATCTGTCCTACTCACGCTCCTATCTGGGGAGGCTTATGAAGGTTCAG TATGAGGAGGTGGCTGAGAAAGATGATCTGATGGGTGTAGAAGATACAGCGAAAAAAG GATTTTTCTCAAAGCCATCTCTCCGAAGTAGAAATACAATCTTCACTTTGGGGACCCGGGGCTCCGTCATCTCTCCTGTTGAGCTTGAGGCTCCCATCCTGGTACCCCATACAGCTCAACGGGGGGAGCAAAGG TATCCCTTTGAAGCGCTCTTCCGGAGCCAGCACTATGCCCTTTTAGACAATTCTTGTCGTGAGTACCTCTTcatctgtgatttctttgctGTCTCTGGCCCTGCAGCTCATGATCTTTTCCATGCTGTGATGGGGCGTACTCTCAACATGACTCTG AAACACCTGGAATCTTATTTGGCTGATTGCTATGATGCCATTGCTGTTTTTCTATGTATCCATATCATTCTCCGATTTCGCAACATTGCTGCTAAGAGGGATGTCCCTGCACTGGACAG GTATTGGGAACAGGTCCTGGCTCTACTGTGGCCTCGATTTGAGCTGATTCTGGAAATGAATGTACAAAGTGTTCGAAGCACTGACCCCCAGCGACTCGGAGGGCTGGACACACGGCCTCATTAT ATCACCCGTCGTTATGCAGAGTTCTCTTCAGCTCTTGTCAGCATCAACCAGACAATTCCCAATGAACGCACCATGCAGCTATTAGGACAACTACAG GTTGAGGTGGAGAACTTTGTGCTCCGAGTGGCAGCTGAGTTTTCCTCACGGAAGGAGCAACTTGTGTTTTTGATTAACAACTATGACATGATGCTAGGCGTGCTCATG GAACGTGCAGCAGATGACAGCAAAGAAGTTGAGAGTTTCCAGCAGCTGCTTAATGCCCGAACACAG GAATTCATCGAAGAGCTTCTGTCCCCACCTTTTGGAGGCCTAGTAGCGTTTGTGAAGGAGGCCGAAAGTCTAATTGAGCGAGGGCAGGCAGAGAAGCTTCGAGGTGAAGAAG CTCGGGTGACTCAATTGATCCGTGGCTTTGGCAGTTCTTGGAAATCTTCAGTTGAGTCACTAAGTCAGGATGTCATGAGAAGCTTCACTAACTTCCGAAATGGGACCAGCATCATCCAG GGAGCATTGACCCAGCTGATCCAGCTTTATCACCGCTTCCATCGAGTCTTATCCCAACCCCAACTCCGAGCCCTCCCAGCCCGTGCAGAGCTCATCAATATTCACCACCTTATGGTTGAGCTTAAGAAGCATAAACCCAACTTTTGA
- the VPS52 gene encoding vacuolar protein sorting-associated protein 52 homolog isoform X3, which yields MEQMLGAFQSDLSSISSEIRTLQEQSGAMNVRLRNRQAVRGRLGELVDGLVVPSVLVTAILEAPVTDPRFLEQLQELDAKAAAVREQEARGTAACADVKGVLDRLRVKAVAKIREFVLQKIYSFRKPMTNYQIPQTALLKYRFFYQFLLGNERATAREIRDEYVETLGKVYLSYSRSYLGRLMKVQYEEVAEKDDLMGVEDTAKKGFFSKPSLRSRNTIFTLGTRGSVISPVELEAPILVPHTAQRGEQRYPFEALFRSQHYALLDNSCREYLFICDFFAVSGPAAHDLFHAVMGRTLNMTLKHLESYLADCYDAIAVFLCIHIILRFRNIAAKRDVPALDRYWEQVLALLWPRFELILEMNVQSVRSTDPQRLGGLDTRPHYITRRYAEFSSALVSINQTIPNERTMQLLGQLQVEVENFVLRVAAEFSSRKEQLVFLINNYDMMLGVLMERAADDSKEVESFQQLLNARTQEFIEELLSPPFGGLVAFVKEAESLIERGQAEKLRGEEARVTQLIRGFGSSWKSSVESLSQDVMRSFTNFRNGTSIIQGALTQLIQLYHRFHRVLSQPQLRALPARAELINIHHLMVELKKHKPNF from the exons ATGGAACAGATGCTAGGTGCTTTCCAGAGTGACCTCAGCTCCATTAGCTCTGAGATCCGGACACTACAGGAACAATCTGGAGCCATGAATGTTCGGCTCCGTAACCGCCAGGCTGTGCGTGGGAGACTTGGGGAGCTTGTGGATGGTTTGGTTGTACCCTCTGTCCTGGTCAC GGCAATCTTGGAGGCACCAGTGACAGATCCTCGGTTCCTGGAACAGCTACAAGAGCTTGATGCCAAGGCAGCTGCTGTCAGGGAGCAGGAAGCTCGTGGGACAGCAGCTTGTGCAGATGTCAAGGGTGTCCTGGATCGGCTTAGGGTCAAG GCTGTGGCCAAGATCCGAGAGTTCGTCCTGCAGAAGATTTATTCATTTAGAAAACCGATGACTAATTATCAGATCCCACAGACTGCATTGCTCAAATACAG GTTTTTCTATCAGTTTTTGCTGGGAAATGAACGAGCAACAGCAAGAGAGATCAGGGACGAATACGTGGAAACGCTGGGCAAGGTTTATCTGTCCTACTCACGCTCCTATCTGGGGAGGCTTATGAAGGTTCAG TATGAGGAGGTGGCTGAGAAAGATGATCTGATGGGTGTAGAAGATACAGCGAAAAAAG GATTTTTCTCAAAGCCATCTCTCCGAAGTAGAAATACAATCTTCACTTTGGGGACCCGGGGCTCCGTCATCTCTCCTGTTGAGCTTGAGGCTCCCATCCTGGTACCCCATACAGCTCAACGGGGGGAGCAAAGG TATCCCTTTGAAGCGCTCTTCCGGAGCCAGCACTATGCCCTTTTAGACAATTCTTGTCGTGAGTACCTCTTcatctgtgatttctttgctGTCTCTGGCCCTGCAGCTCATGATCTTTTCCATGCTGTGATGGGGCGTACTCTCAACATGACTCTG AAACACCTGGAATCTTATTTGGCTGATTGCTATGATGCCATTGCTGTTTTTCTATGTATCCATATCATTCTCCGATTTCGCAACATTGCTGCTAAGAGGGATGTCCCTGCACTGGACAG GTATTGGGAACAGGTCCTGGCTCTACTGTGGCCTCGATTTGAGCTGATTCTGGAAATGAATGTACAAAGTGTTCGAAGCACTGACCCCCAGCGACTCGGAGGGCTGGACACACGGCCTCATTAT ATCACCCGTCGTTATGCAGAGTTCTCTTCAGCTCTTGTCAGCATCAACCAGACAATTCCCAATGAACGCACCATGCAGCTATTAGGACAACTACAG GTTGAGGTGGAGAACTTTGTGCTCCGAGTGGCAGCTGAGTTTTCCTCACGGAAGGAGCAACTTGTGTTTTTGATTAACAACTATGACATGATGCTAGGCGTGCTCATG GAACGTGCAGCAGATGACAGCAAAGAAGTTGAGAGTTTCCAGCAGCTGCTTAATGCCCGAACACAG GAATTCATCGAAGAGCTTCTGTCCCCACCTTTTGGAGGCCTAGTAGCGTTTGTGAAGGAGGCCGAAAGTCTAATTGAGCGAGGGCAGGCAGAGAAGCTTCGAGGTGAAGAAG CTCGGGTGACTCAATTGATCCGTGGCTTTGGCAGTTCTTGGAAATCTTCAGTTGAGTCACTAAGTCAGGATGTCATGAGAAGCTTCACTAACTTCCGAAATGGGACCAGCATCATCCAG GGAGCATTGACCCAGCTGATCCAGCTTTATCACCGCTTCCATCGAGTCTTATCCCAACCCCAACTCCGAGCCCTCCCAGCCCGTGCAGAGCTCATCAATATTCACCACCTTATGGTTGAGCTTAAGAAGCATAAACCCAACTTTTGA